From one Marmota flaviventris isolate mMarFla1 chromosome 1, mMarFla1.hap1, whole genome shotgun sequence genomic stretch:
- the Crybb2 gene encoding beta-crystallin B2 produces MASDHQTQAGKPQPLNPKIIIFEQENFQGHSHELSGPCPNLKETGVEKAGSVLVQAGPWVGYEQANCKGEQFVFEKGEYPRWDSWTSSRRTDSLSSLRPIKVDSQEHKIILYENPNFTGKKMEIIDDDVPSFHAHGYQEKVSSVRVQSGTWVGYQYPGYRGLQYLLEKGDYKDSSDFGAPHPQVQSVRRIRDMQWHQRGAFHPSN; encoded by the exons ATGGCTTCAGACCACCAGACCCAGGCGGGCAAGCCGCAGCCCCTCAACCCCAAG ATCATCATCTTTGAGCAGGAGAACTTCCAGGGCCACTCCCACGAGCTCAGCGGACCCTGCCCCAACCTGAAGGAGACGGGCGTGGAGAAGGCGGGCTCTGTCCTCGTGCAGGCTGGACC CTGGGTGGGCTACGAGCAGGCCAACTGCAAGGGCGAGCAGTTCGTGTTCGAGAAGGGCGAGTACCCCCGATGGGACTCCTGGACCAGCAGCCGCAGGACAGACTCCCTCAGCTCCCTGAGGCCCATCAAAGTG GACAGCCAGGAGCACAAGATCATCCTCTACGAGAACCCCAACTTCACGGGGAAGAAGATGGAGATCATAGATGACGACGTGCCCAGCTTCCACGCCCACGGCTACCAGGAGAAGGTGTCCTCAGTGCGGGTGCAGAGCGGCAC GTGGGTGGGCTACCAGTACCCCGGCTACCGCGGGCTGCAGTACCTGCTAGAGAAGGGCGACTACAAGGACAGCAGCGACTTCGgggctccccacccccaggtgcAGTCCGTGCGCCGCATCCGCGACATGCAGTGGCACCAACGTGGCGCCTTCCACCCCTCCAACTAG